DNA from Saccharomyces cerevisiae S288C chromosome V, complete sequence:
CTGCTGGGGATGCTGAACGTTGCTATACAGTTTCCTTTatatgaaaatttaaaaataaggTTCGGATATTCAGAATCGACTGACGTATCGACAGATGTGACGAGCTcaaactttcaaaaattaatattGGCCTCTATGCTATCTAAAATGGTAGCATCTACCGTGACTTATCCTCACGAAATACTTCGAACTCGAATGCAACTGAAATCCGATCTTCCAAATACTGTTCAACGCCATCTCCTTCCATTGATTAAAATTACGTATAGGCAAGAGGGCTTCGCCGGCTTTTACTCTGGGTTTGCAACTAATTTGGTAAGGACAGTACCTGCTGCTGTGGTAACACTAGTATCGTTTGAATATTCTAAAAAGTATTTaactactttttttcaataaagtgaaacagaaaaatgTACATGACACAAGCTGAGGGTCGTAAAAAGCATCTTTCGCAATTGTTTCAACCTCATGACCCCTGTCTTGACTATGTATTCCTCTTTACGTCGGGCTACTCGCAAAATCAAGTAGTTTTAAACCTTTAGTATGTTGCAAATAAagagcaaaaaaagaatttattcATCCCAGGAATCTCACTACATTTCGTAGGGGAAGAAATGTAGATTTGAGGTTCATTTGGCTCGTGAGAACGACTTGAACCTTATTCATactttatataatattttagGAGTATTGTAGCattatgtatatttttcttgcgGGTGTGCACTGCCGAAATAGCTGCTGAATATCCAGATTAAAAAACTAAACAAAAAACTGTTTCTTGTTCGAATAGTAAAAGAAGGTTTTCCCAAATGCTATTGTTATTTAGAAACGCTGGAAATACagtattttttgaagaactatCCGTTTTACCCGAACCTATTTTAATTCAATTCTTAAGTACTAATTAAAGTCTGCTTAATACATATAGAGTATATCTTACATACCATTAACATGTAAGTTAAATTTTAAGTCAAAGATATTGAGTTTTTTAAAGAACATTTGGTGTATGTGAGGCCATCTGCGctaatattttcaaaattagtTTCAATTGAAGGGCCACTTGTTGTGTTGAATTTTGGGGgtagtatttttttgcaactAGATATGTTATCGTCATGAGTTTGAAGTGGAGCTAAAGAATCACTCTGTAGCTCGTTCTCCCCGTAAAAACTATTTATGCTCTCTGCTGGTAATTCATCGTGTTCTAAAAGAGGAGAGGGCGAGGCATTTTCGTGAATGCTAGCTTCACTAGTAGCGATAATACTCTTCGGGCAAGATTTATGCAggaaatcaaaaagaagTGGATAATGTGCCACATTTATTGAGTcatctttcaataattGTGCCTTCTTCGGGAGGTTTGCATTCAATGCGGTCAAATTGTTAACAATATCTGAAACAATATCATTGACACATGCGAGTTCTTCATTTAACGagccaatttttttttccgcaTTGGCCAATAGACGATCATTTCCATTGATACAATTAGTAGAAGCCCTTTGCTTTAAGACGTTTTTGTAACTATGTTCTACCTTTTTTAACGACTTTTTAAGTTGAAGTTCAATTTGCTGCATCTGATTGCGTTCCTCGTCAATGTCCCTACTTACAACTTCATAGATGGACAGAatgtctttttttacttgtAATAACTCATACTTCGTGCTATTGAAGATAGCAGCCTGtgttaattttttatggGATGCAAGGGGAGGTAAGCCCTTTAACTCTTCGTAATAGGAACTGCTTCCAACGGCATCAAATTCTATTCTTGATTTCCATTTCAGTATACCTTTAGTTAAGTCTGCTACCATGCTAGGCACTCTCTGCCTTTCTTATGGTTTGGTTACGCATACTCTTCctttatatattcattgtCATATTTTAAGGAAGCAATCGCTCCCGACGcaaagtaaaaatattcagTGCTTTGCACTCCAgttagaaaaaatgaagagaattCAATTGAGAATAAGCAGGGAAGTAATTGGATTGGGAGAATCTAAAAAATGTGGAACTCACTAAAAGCATTCGCTCTAGTGTTCGGAGGTTGTTGCTCCAATGTTATTACATTTGAAACCTTAATGAGCAACGAAACAGGCAGCATTAATAATCTCATTACTTTTTGtcaatttttatttgttaCATGTCAGGGACTCCCCGAATTTCTGGATGTTCATCAACCTTTCCCTTACTTCAAGCCTCTGAAAACTCCACTTCACGTTTATGTCATTACTGtcgttttattttatatttcatCTACGACGAATAATAACGTATTTAAATACAACATATCCATTCCGATTCATATCGTTTTCAGATGCTTCGGAACCGTAATAACCATGTTTACATGCTGGTTATTAAATGGTAGGAAATATACAAAGATTCAGATTTTATCAACACTATTTTTAACCATTGGAGCTATAATTGCCTCATTATTCAAAGATGCTGATTTTCGGTACCAAGATTTGAAACTGCAAGCGTGGAAAATTGGAAGTGACCAATCTGTAGATCtcacttttatttttggcaTTTGTATACTAGTACTTTCATCATTCACATCATCTTTACTTTCAGCATACAATGAACGTACGTATCAAAAATATGGAAAGCATTGGAAGGAGAATATCTTTTACAGtcattttttatcattacCTCTCTTTCTATTTAGTCGAAAGCAGTTAATTCACGAATATCGAGTGATGAGAAAGTCTGAAAGAATATTGTGTTCAAATTTTGGAGGGAAGATTCTAGTCCCGCGAGAAGAAACtctccttcttttcaatgtGTTAACACAATATTTTTGCGTCAAGGGTGTTAATATCCTCGCCAGTAAAACAAACGCTCTGACACTTTCCATAACATTACTTGTAAGAAAATTTATAAGTCTTTTACTGAGCGTCCGACTTTTCGATAATAACTTGTCATATACTGGCTACATCGGGGTCTACCTAGTCTTTTTTGGTGCCTTTATATACTCGCTGGGATCAATTCACCCCAGGCAAAATGACAAGGGGGcgataaagaaaagtaaaTGAACACACATTATAAACTAACCTTAAATCCTACTTGTATGTTCCTTAACTCTATATTAGTGGTGTTGACGTAAGTTTAGATAAAATCGCGAACGCTGCCGCCTGGaagtaaatgaaaaaaaaaaaaaaaagaattcatCACCTAAACTCACTAATCTTTAAAACTCATTCATGAGAAGTGGAGAACTATATTACAGCTATGGAACAAAGGAACAACGGTATGCAAAATTTCGATCTCTGGGTTTTAATAAATGCATGTAGCCAATTTTATCTTACTAACAATCTTTGTGTTTTCTCTGTGTATAGTCTTTCAAGCAAAATATAATGAATACAAAcaaattttggaagaattgcAAACAAAAATCATAGAATTAGGTCATGACAAAGATGAACACACTATAGTCATAAAAACACTGAAAGACGCTGAGCCGACGAGAAAATGTTACAGGATGATAGGTGGCGCACTTGTTGAAAGTGATGTTCAAACGAGTTTGCCTATTCTTGAAACTAAGAAGGAAAACATAGAAGGTACAATAAgtaaaatgaaagaaacCTTAATACAAACTGCAAAAgagtttgaaaaatggaaaaaagacAATAAGATTCAAGTCGTTAAAAACTAAACCATATATAAAATCTATTGCAGTACTTAGTTTggcaaaaaatataaataaacaCAATCAGGTACTCTTATGTATTTATGTGAGCCATTTATAAAGAATTATAAAGGATATGAAAACATATATtagtttgtttttttgaatgtttCAAGTTTCTTGCCAACAGAGGAAGTCGTAACGAaagaaacaacaaaaaatatcCACGCAACAATGACGCCACAAATGGCGCTAATATAAACCCAAGAATTGCTGATTTCCCAACTTCTTGGGTATTCATCATTAGCAAGGTGACGGATAGCTTTAACGTCTTTGTCAGTAGTGAACGACAGGCCAATCTTACGATAGTCAGTGAGGAATGTAAACACTCCATGGCGGTCTGGAAGGATGAATTCACCGGTGGTGTAATACTGAGTTTCAGAATCGTTTCCGCTTGGCGACAATGTTAGACGGTAGTACGGATCCACTTGTCTTAGTTCAAATTGGATATCATCAGCGATATGTGGTAGCCATTCTTCTCCATTCCATTCCGAAAAGCCTACAGAATAAATAACTTTGTCCTTGATTTTGTAGGGCTCTTCGTCATAACTAGTACCATCCGCATGTGAATGAACCGCATGCACACTTTTGATTacagatttttcattaaatgtCCATTTTAGTAATTCTTTTGCAAACTCCTGATTAGAGTCCtgatttttgttctttaaGAAATCACTACTGCCGATCCATACTAAACGAGCATTGTTTAAGTTCTGGAAACCAACTACAAGAAAGCCTTGAGATCCGCTGGTCCAAGAGTTGCATTTGCCTTTGGACTCAGTAAAGGATGTTCTTGGAGCGTTTAAAATTGGGACGATTTGTTCACGATTTTCTAATAAAGCAGCTGAACTTTCCccaaaaacaaaatccTCGCTTTTTCTGGCGTTGTACACATATTTGTTCAGAAGATGGTTAGAAGAAACCACTAGCTCTTCTGAGGAGGGCGAAAAATAGTCACGAATAACGTGTCCTTTTGGACTTGGATAGATACCtaattcattcaaaaataaacgAATGGTATTCGGAACAGCACCTGGAGAACTCATGCATAAAATGTtaccttcattttcaaaaaatttaatcaACTGCTTAACTGGGATTTGTCTCGCTAAATTCTTGCCTCCTTTGGTAGGAAAAACGATGATGTTATCAAACAATCTTTGCTCTTTGTCATACAAATCCACAGTAGTGGAAGTACTGTTAATATCTAAATATTCAAGTTTGTAATTCCTTTGTTCTAGATCTTTTAAATAGACTGAGTACTCCTCTAAAGGTTCCGTAGATTGGTCGTAAAGAACAAGCG
Protein-coding regions in this window:
- the YEA4 gene encoding Yea4p (Uridine diphosphate-N-acetylglucosamine (UDP-GlcNAc) transporter; required for cell wall chitin synthesis; localized to the ER) — its product is MWNSLKAFALVFGGCCSNVITFETLMSNETGSINNLITFCQFLFVTCQGLPEFLDVHQPFPYFKPLKTPLHVYVITVVLFYISSTTNNNVFKYNISIPIHIVFRCFGTVITMFTCWLLNGRKYTKIQILSTLFLTIGAIIASLFKDADFRYQDLKLQAWKIGSDQSVDLTFIFGICILVLSSFTSSLLSAYNERTYQKYGKHWKENIFYSHFLSLPLFLFSRKQLIHEYRVMRKSERILCSNFGGKILVPREETLLLFNVLTQYFCVKGVNILASKTNALTLSITLLVRKFISLLLSVRLFDNNLSYTGYIGVYLVFFGAFIYSLGSIHPRQNDKGAIKKSK
- the VAB2 gene encoding Vab2p (Subunit of the BLOC-1 complex involved in endosomal maturation; interacts with Vps21p-GFP; has potential role in vacuolar function, as suggested by its ability to bind Vac8p; likely member of; Vab2p-GFP-fusion localizes to cytoplasm in punctate pattern), encoding MVADLTKGILKWKSRIEFDAVGSSSYYEELKGLPPLASHKKLTQAAIFNSTKYELLQVKKDILSIYEVVSRDIDEERNQMQQIELQLKKSLKKVEHSYKNVLKQRASTNCINGNDRLLANAEKKIGSLNEELACVNDIVSDIVNNLTALNANLPKKAQLLKDDSINVAHYPLLFDFLHKSCPKSIIATSEASIHENASPSPLLEHDELPAESINSFYGENELQSDSLAPLQTHDDNISSCKKILPPKFNTTSGPSIETNFENISADGLTYTKCSLKNSISLT
- the GIM4 gene encoding tubulin-binding prefolding complex subunit GIM4 (Subunit of the heterohexameric cochaperone prefoldin complex; complex binds specifically to cytosolic chaperonin and transfers target proteins to it), which encodes MEQRNNVFQAKYNEYKQILEELQTKIIELGHDKDEHTIVIKTLKDAEPTRKCYRMIGGALVESDVQTSLPILETKKENIEGTISKMKETLIQTAKEFEKWKKDNKIQVVKN
- the WBP1 gene encoding dolichyl-diphosphooligosaccharide-protein glycotransferase (Non-catalytic beta subunit of the oligosaccharyltransferase (OST) complex; the OST complex catalyzes N-linked glycosylation of newly synthesized proteins in the ER; forms a pocket with Ost2p involved in binding terminal glucose units of the donor glycan; human homolog DDOST can complement yeast growth defect during down-regulation of the yeast gene), translating into MRTDWNFFFCILLQAIFVVGTQTSRTLVLYDQSTEPLEEYSVYLKDLEQRNYKLEYLDINSTSTTVDLYDKEQRLFDNIIVFPTKGGKNLARQIPVKQLIKFFENEGNILCMSSPGAVPNTIRLFLNELGIYPSPKGHVIRDYFSPSSEELVVSSNHLLNKYVYNARKSEDFVFGESSAALLENREQIVPILNAPRTSFTESKGKCNSWTSGSQGFLVVGFQNLNNARLVWIGSSDFLKNKNQDSNQEFAKELLKWTFNEKSVIKSVHAVHSHADGTSYDEEPYKIKDKVIYSVGFSEWNGEEWLPHIADDIQFELRQVDPYYRLTLSPSGNDSETQYYTTGEFILPDRHGVFTFLTDYRKIGLSFTTDKDVKAIRHLANDEYPRSWEISNSWVYISAICGVIVAWIFFVVSFVTTSSVGKKLETFKKTN